A section of the Citrus sinensis cultivar Valencia sweet orange chromosome 8, DVS_A1.0, whole genome shotgun sequence genome encodes:
- the LOC102629709 gene encoding uncharacterized protein LOC102629709, with product MARRDSSESSDDDRERRCRYSDRKKETRSVGRRDRGDESDNSSDSDPKQHRHERRNERGNGNSNRPDEERDVSDRREGERDKDKRDLRQDVREESKNDGEEEEGKDGKRVKRDRRDRERERGRERGRRDENGEDGFLRKEDCHRRRDLGEDNEREERRKSDRGRDRRRNARDRRRNDDDDDRKNRDRREIKKDEDGDTKYRRDKEKDRRREESRNKDDSKAVDDSKVKSTRQEGNVNGGDAALTLGRSGGVYIPPFKLARMMKDVEDKSSAEYQRLTWDALRKSINGLVNKVNATNIKNIIPELFAENLIRGRGLFCRSCMKSQMASPGFTDVFAALVAVVNTKFTAVGELLLKRIVLQLKRAYKRNDKPQLLAAVKFIAHLVNQQVAHEIIALELLTILLENPTDDSVEVAVGFVKECGSILQDLSPKGLHGIFERFRGILHEGEIDKRVQFLIEGLFAIRKAKFQGYPAVRPELDLVDIEDQLTHEISLQDEIDPEITLDIFKPDPNFLDNEKRYEDMKKDLLGETSEDEEGSDAGSGDEDDSEEEEEEEDEEQMKIKDETETNLVNLRRTIYLTIMSSVDFEEAGHKLLKIKLEPGQEMELCIMLLECCSQERTYLRYYGLLGQRFCMINKVHQENFEKCFVQQYSMIHRLETNKLRNVAKFFAHLLGTHALPWHVLAYIRLTEEDTTSSSRIFIKILFQELSEHLGIRLLNERLTDPTMQDSFESIFPRDNPKNTRFAINFFTSIGLGGITENLREYLKNMPRLIMQQQKQVSESEPDSESDDESESSDSSDSDTSSSQSKSEDSSSSDESDRDKRRSKRRRRH from the exons ATGGCTAGACGAGACAGTAGTGAGTCTAGCGACGATGACAGAGAGAGACGATGTCGTTATAGTGATAGAAAAAAGGAAACCAGATCCGTCGGTCGTCGGGATCGCGGAGACGAGTCGGATAATTCGTCTGATTCTGACCCGAAACAGCATCGACACGAGAGGCGCAATGAGCGAGGCAATGGTAACAGTAATAGACCTGACGAGGAGAGAGATGTAAGTGACAGGCGTGAAGGTGAGAGAGACAAGGATAAGCGTGACCTGCGGCAGGATGTAAGAGAGGAGAGTAAGAATGATggggaggaggaggaggggAAGGATGGCAAGCGTGTGAAAAGAGACCGAAGAGATAGGGAAAGGGAgcgggggagagagagagggcGGCGAGATGAGAATGGAGAGGATGGTTTTTTAAGAAAGGAGGACTGTCATAGACGTAGGGATTTAGGAGAGGACAATGAGAGGGAAGAACGTAGGAAATCAGATAGAGGAAGGGATAGGAGGCGTAATGCTCGTGATAGGAGAcgcaatgatgatgatgatgatcgaAAAAATAGGGATAGGAGAGAGATAAAGAAAGATGAGGATGGTGATACAAAATACAGGAGAGACAAGGAGAAGGATAGAAGACGGGAAGAAAGTCGGAATAAGGATGATAGTAAGGCAGTGGATGATTCGAAAGTTAAAAGCACGAGGCAAGAGGGTAATGTGAATGGTGGTGATGCAGCATTGACCTTGGGTAGGAGTGGAGGGGTTTATATTCCGCCTTTTAAGTTGGCACGGATGATGAAAGATGTGGAAGATAAAAGCAGTGCTGAGTATCAGCGTTTGACATGGGATGCCCTTCGTAAGAGTATTAATGGGCTTGTTAACAAGGTCAATGCAACtaatattaagaatattattcCTGAGCTTTTTGCGGAGAATCTCATTCGAGGAAGGGGTCTTTTCTGCCGATCTTGTATGAAATCGCAAATGGCATCGCCGGGTTTCACAGATGTGTTTGCGGCTTTGGTAGCTGTTGTCAACACCAAGTTTACGGCAGTGGGTGAACTCTTACTGAAAAGAATAGTTTTGCAGCTTAAAAGAGCTTATAAGCGGAATGACAAG CCACAATTGCTAGCAGCTGTTAAATTTATAGCGCATTTAGTAAACCAACAAGTGGCTCATGAGATTATCGCTTTAGAGCTGCTCACGATTTTGCTGGAGAATCCTACTGATGATAGTGTTGAAGTAGCTGTTGGCTTTGTTAAAGAGTGTGGATCGATACTACAGGATCTTTCACCAAAGGGACTTCATG GTATTTTTGAGCGGTTTCGTGGAATTCTACATGAAGGAGAGATAGACAAACGAGTTCAATTTTTGATTGAAGGCCTGTTTGCCATAAGGAAAGCAAAATTTcag GGTTACCCCGCTGTTCGTCCAGAGCTGGATCTTGTTGATATTGAGGATCAATTGACTCATGAGATATCGCTTCAAGATGAAATTGATCCGGAGATTACCCTTG ATATCTTCAAACCGGATCCTAACTTCTTGGACAATGAAAAACGCTATGAAGATATGAAGAAAGACCTCCTTGGTGAGACATCTGAGGATGAAGAAGGATCTGATGCAGGTTCAGGGGATGAGGATGATtccgaagaagaagaagaagaagaagatgaggaACAGATGAAGATAAAAGATGAAACAGAAACAAACCTTGTAAATCTTCGAAGGACAATTTATCTAACAATTATGTCTAGTGTAGATTTTGAAGAGGCCGGCCACAAACTACTGAAAATTAAACTGGAGCCAGGTCAAGAG ATGGAGTTGTGTATTATGCTTTTGGAGTGTTGCAGTCAGGAGAGAACTTATCTTCGGTATTATGGATTATTGGGGCAACGGTTCTGCATGATAAACAAAGTCCatcaagaaaattttgagaaatgcTTCGTCCAGCAATATTCTATGATTCATCGACTTGAAACCAATAAATTACGTAATGTGGCCAAATTTTTTGCTCATTTACTTGGAACCCATGCTCTGCCTTGGCATGTTTTAGCTTACATACGGTTAACAGAGGAGGACACCACTTCATCTTCCCGTATTTTCATAAAGATTCTCTTCCAG GAACTGTCGGAGCATCTTGGTATCCGTTTGCTCAATGAGCGGCTCACAGATCCAACAATGCAAGACTcatttgaatccatttttcCGAGGGACAATCCCAAGAACACTCGATTTGCCATCAATTTTTTCACATCAATTGGACTTGGTGGTATCACTGAGAATTTACGTGAATACCTGAAGAACATGCCACGGCTTATCatgcaacaacaaaaacaagtaTCTGAGTCAGAGCCGGATTCAGAATCAGATGATGAATCTGAGAGCTCTGATTCATCCGACTCAGACACATCTAGCTCACAGTCTAAGTCGGAGGATTCATCAAGTTCTGATGAAAGCGACCGAGACAAAAGACGCAGTAAGCGAAGGAGAAGACACTGA
- the LOC102629419 gene encoding transcription termination factor MTERF2, chloroplastic has product MLTAPSPSPCPHSPLFSLRRTTTISAVIHHHPQDRQHNAKSASLLRYHFTNTQQQQQQKQDDAVVDVVIPPEEKVKLLELSLVRKRPPQFPGSIYDMSSDSLSHPPHLRTLFKQQPPSSNDDDGGDVDEELIMKALDIRRKVTAEIFKEAMWRKGKFGITYSTNVADRLPDFIDHVMIKAAALKKLPEFADSSFDVRAKWVIEDSNVVPLIRWLKHNGLSYPKIAKLICMSGGNLESIRHLAEWLKSVHVKGEFLGVALLKTGGNILERSIEELNEIVEYLETNGVRRDWMGYVMSRCPQLLSQSIEEVKTRVHFYLDMGMNKNDFGTMVFDYPKILGFLTLEEMHQKVTYLKEFGLSTEDVGRLLAFRPHLMGCGIGERWKPLVKYLYYLGVSRDGMRRMLVIKPMVFCFDLETTIVPKVRFFQDIGVRDEGIANMLVKFPSLLTYSLYKKIRPVVIFLMTKAGVSERDIGKCLALGPELLGCSIGNKLEVNVKYFLSLGIKLHQLGAMIADFPMLLRYNIDIFRPKYRYLRRTMVRPLQDLIEFPRFFSYSLDERIIPRHKMMVENRVNFKLRYMLACSNEEFNQKVADKVEGRRLYELGLINEAPHSQTVDDSLRQQDAVDYTDIGSKGSEPQAIDSSIERTEFDRSSN; this is encoded by the exons ATGCTGACAGCACCATCACCGTCACCATGTCCACACTCCCCACTCTTCTCTCTCCGCCGTACCACCACTATCTCCGCCGTCATTCACCACCACCCACAAGACCGCCAGCACAACGCCAAGTCCGCCTCCCTCCTCCGTTACCACTTCACCAATAcccaacagcaacaacaacaaaagcaaGACGACGCCGTTGTCGATGTCGTCATCCCACCCGAAGAAAAAGTTAAACTGCTCGAATTGTCCCTTGTCAGAAAACGGCCCCCTCAATTCCCCGGCTCAATCTACGACATGTCGTCTGACTCATTATCTCACCCGCCCCATCTTCGAACCCTCTTCAAGCAACAGCCACCCAGCAGCAATGACGATGATGGTGGTGACGTGGACGAGGAGTTGATTATGAAGGCGTTGGATATAAGGAGAAAGGTGACGGCTGAGATATTTAAGGAGGCAATGTGGAGGAAGGGCAAGTTTGGAATTACCTATTCGACTAATGTGGCCGATAGGTTGCCTGATTTTATTGATCATGTTATGATCAAGGCTGCTGCTCTGAAGAAGCTGCCTGAGTTTGCTGACTCTTCGTTTGATGTCCGTGCTAAGTGGGTTATTGAGGATTCTAATGTTGTGCCGCTTATAag GTGGTTGAAACACAATGGACTTTCATATCCGAAAATTGCAAAGTTAATATGCATGTCTGGAGGCAATCTTGAATCCATAAGACATCTAGCAGAGTGGCTGAAGTCGGTTCATGTGAAGGGTGAATTTCTTGGGGTTGCGTTACTCAAAACGGGAGGGAACATTTTGGAACGCAGCATTGAAGAGTTGAATGAGATTGTTGAGTATTTGGAGACCAATGGAGTGAGAAGGGATTGGATGGGTTATGTCATGAGCCGATGTCCTCAGTTATTGTCACAGAGTATTGAAGAAGTGAAAACGCGTGTACACTTTTACTTGGATATGGGAAtgaacaaaaatgattttggtaCAATGGTCTTTGATTATCCTAAGATACTTGGCTTTTTAACTCTGGAAGAGATGCACCAAAAG GTTACTTACTTGAAGGAGTTTGGCCTTTCTACTGAGGATGTTGGGAGATTGCTGGCATTTAGGCCACATTTGATGGGCTGTGGCATTGGAGAAAGATGGAAGCCTCTTGTTAAGTATTTGTACTATCTCGGAGTTTCACGAGATGGCATGAGGAGGATGCTTGTTATTAAACCCATGGTTTTCTGTTTTGATTTGGAGACAACTATTGTTCCCAAG GTGAGATTTTTCCAGGATATAGGTGTTCGAGATGAGGGGATCGCGAACATGCTTGTAAAATTTCCTTCTTTACTAACATACAGCCTTTACAAGAAAATTCGGCCAGTG GTTATATTCCTGATGACTAAAGCTGGAGTCAGCGAGAGGGATATTGGGAAGTGTTTGGCTCTGGGGCCAGAGCTCTTGGGGTGCAGCATAGGAAATAAGCTTGAAGTTAATGTGAAATATTTTCTGTCACTTGGCATAAAGCTTCATCAACTTGGTGCAATGATTGCAGATTTTCCCATGCTACTACGTTACAATATTGATATATTCCGTCCAAAGTATCGGTATTTGCGAAGAACCATGGTTCGCCCGTTGCAGGATCTCATTGAGTTTCCAAG GTTTTTCAGCTATTCTCTTGACGAACGAATAATTCCAAGGCACAAGATGATGGTGGAAAATCGGGTTAATTTTAAGTTGCGTTACATGTTGGCTTGTTCCAATGAAGAGTTCAATCAGAAGGTGGCGGATAAGGTGGAAGGTCGTCGATTATATGAACTAGGTCTCATAAATGAAGCTCCTCATTCTCAAACAGTTGATGACTCCTTACGACAGCAGGATGCTGTCGATTATACTGACATTGGAAGTAAAGGTTCTGAACCTCAGGCAATCGATAGTTCAATAGAGAGGACAGAATTCGATCGTTCAAGTAACTAG
- the LOC102628938 gene encoding probable LRR receptor-like serine/threonine-protein kinase At2g16250, translating into MRWSMLLLDDCECVKAMVDQRSVVMFFVMFLLLFEPTFEQQLERLSSRTELAALFELRSSLGLRRRDWPRKVDPCLVWNGVRCQNGSVVGINISGFRRTRLGSQNPRFAADALVNLTHLASFNASRFLLPGSIPDWLGQQLPTLQALDLRSCSISGVIPFSLGNLTNLTSLYLSDNGLTGTIPSSLGQLSVLSVLDLSRNSLTENIPTSFGLLKNLSSLDISSNYLTGSIPPGLGTLSKLQYLNVSNNSLASSIPAQLGDLDSLVDLDLSMNSLSGSVPSELRGLRSLQKFVIGSNFLSGNLSVNLFPTVSQLQIIVLRQNGFTGPPPDVLWSMPQLRLLDISRNNFTGPLPNSRSNVNTSTVELNISQNMFYGGLTPVLGRFRLVDLSGNYFEGRVPEYVHSNASSLDSNCLQNVPNQRTLVDCSSFYAARGLSFDNFGRPNATQPPPPETSGDSNRKIIVLSAVLGGFGLIVLLVLLALLALCFCKKRTPNQRGVGVGPVPAGSSLPPPGASINFTNLGESFTYQQLLAATGDFSDANLIKNGHSGDLFRGILEGGIPVVIKRIDLQSVKTEAYLLELDFFSKVSHARLVPLLGHCMERENEKFLVYKYMPNGDLSSSLYRKTNTEDDLQSLDWITRLKIAIGAAEGLSYLHHECTLPFVHRDVQASSILLDDKFEVRLGSLSEVCAQGGDAHQSRITRLLRLPQSSEQGSSGSLTATCPYDVYCFGKVLLELVTGKMGISASSDAQVKEILEQTLPYISIYDKELVTKIVDPSLIIDEDLLEEVWAMAIVARSCLNPKPTRRPLMRYILKALENPLKVVREENSGSARLRTTSSRGSWNAALFGSWRQSSSDVAAIPVPPNTKAEGTSSLKQSGTTGSQGSGQIGGGEHSSSQRRQSRDIFPEPSDTQDVETQVQD; encoded by the exons ATGAGGTGGTCTATGTTATTGTTGGATGATTGTGAGTGTGTGAAAGCCATGGTGGATCAGAGAAGTGTAGTGATGTTTTTTGTTatgttcttattattatttgaaccTACATTTGAGCAGCAACTGGAGAGACTGAGTTCAAGAACTGAGTTGGCAGCTCTGTTTGAACTCAGATCCTCATTAGGGCTAAGAAGAAGGGATTGGCCAAGAAAGGTTGATCCTTGTTTAGTTTGGAATGGTGTCAGATGTCAAAATGGTAGCGTTGTTGGAATTAACATTTCGGGGTTTAGAAGGACAAGACTTGGAAGCCAAAACCCGCGATTTGCTGCAGATGCTCTTGTGAACTTAACACATTTGGCCTCTTTTAATGCCTCAAGATTCCTGCTTCCTGGCTCGATCCCTGATTGGCTGGGGCAGCAGTTGCCAACTTTGCAAGCACTGGATCTCCGTTCTTGTTCTATAAGTGGTGTGATTCCTTTTAGTCTTGGTAATTTGACTAATTTAACTAGTCTATATTTGTCTGATAATGGCCTGACTGGGACAATCCCTTCAAGTTTGGGTCAATTGTCAGTCCTTTCTGTTCTTGATCTTTCGAGGAATTCGCTGACTGAAAACATTCCTACTTCATTTGGGTTGCTTAAGAATCTTTCAAGCCTTGACATTTCTTCGAACTACTTAACAGGTTCGATACCTCCTGGCCTTGGGACACTTTCTAAGCTACAGTATTTAAATGTTTCGAACAATAGTTTAGCTTCTTCAATTCCTGCTCAGCTTGGGGATCTTGATAGCTTGGTTGATCTTGATCTCAGCATGAATTCTTTATCTGGATCAGTGCCGTCCGAATTAAGAGGGTTAAGGAGTTTGCAGAAGTTTGTGATTGGCAGCAATTTTCTGAGTGGGAATTTGTCAGTTAATTTGTTTCCAACTGTTAGTCAGTTGCAGATTATTGTGTTGAGACAGAATGGTTTCACTGGACCTCCTCCTGATGTTTTATGGTCAATGCCTCAATTGCGTCTGCTTGACATTTCGCGGAATAATTTCACGGGTCCATTGCCGAACTCTAGATCTAATGTAAACACCTCTACTGTAGAACTCAATATTTCTCAGAACATGTTTTATGGAGGTCTCACACCAGTGCTTGGAAGGTTCAGACTCGTTGATCTCTCAGGAAACTATTTTGAAGGCAGGGTTCCAGAATATGTGCACAGTAATGCATCTTCCCTTGATAGCAATTGCCTTCAAAATGTGCCAAACCAGAGGACTCTGGTAGACTGTTCATCATTCTATGCTGCAAGGGGCCTgagttttgataattttggaCGCCCAAATGCCACACAACCTCCTCCACCAGAAACCTCTGGGGATAGTAACAGAAAGATAATTGTACTGTCAGCAGTTCTGGGGGGCTTTGGGCTCATTGTACTTTTGGTGTTGCTTGCATTGCTAGCCTTATGCTTCTGTAAGAAGCGCACTCCCAATCAAAGAGGGGTTGGCGTGGGGCCAGTTCCTGCAGGATCCAGCCTGCCACCTCCTGGAGCATCGATTAACTTTACTAACCTAGGAGAATCATTTACTTATCAGCAACTGCTTGCAGCCACTGGTGACTTTAGTGATGCAAACCTAATAAAGAATGGCCACTCAGGTGATCTCTTCCGGGGTATCTTGGAAGGTGGCATCCCTGTGGtcatcaaaagaattgatTTGCAGTCAGTAAAAACGGAAGCATACCTATTGGAATTGGATTTCTTTAGCAAGGTTTCACATGCCAGGCTGGTTCCCCTCTTGGGACATTGCAtggagagagaaaatgagaagttccttgtttataaatatatgcCAAATGGGGACTTGTCAAGTTCCTTGTATAGGAAAACCAACACAGAAGACGACTTACAGTCATTGGATTGGATAACAAGATTGAAAATTGCAATAGGAGCTGCAGAGGGCCTATCTTATCTGCATCATGAATGTACGCTACCTTTTGTGCACAG AGATGTTCAAGCAAGCAGTATACTTCTTGATGATAAATTTGAAGTACGGCTAGGGAGCCTGAGTGAGGTCTGTGCTCAAGGAGGTGATGCGCATCAAAGCAGGATTACGAGGTTGCTGCGTCTGCCACA GTCATCTGAACAAGGTTCCTCTG GTTCACTGACAGCAACATGTCCCTATGATGTATACTGCTTTGGAAAGGTATTACTTGAACTGGTAACTGGTAAGATGGGCATTAGTGCATCTAGTGATGCCCAAGTGAAGGAAATACTGGAACAGACACTACCATATATCAGTATATACGACAAGGAACTTGTAACGAAGATTGTGGATCCATCACTGATCATAGATGAGGATCTTTTAGAGGAAGTTTGGGCCATGGCCATTGTTGCCAGGTCTTGCCTTAATCCCAAGCCTACGAGGAGGCCCCTCATGAGATACATCCTGAAGGCTTTAGAAAATCCTTTGAAGgtagtaagggaagagaattCTGGCTCTGCAAGGCTTAGAACTACATCTTCTAGAGGGTCCTGGAATGCTGCTCTCTTTGGTAGTTGGCGTCAGAGCTCATCTGATGTAGCGGCCATTCCAGTACCCCCCAATACTAAAGCAGAAGGCACTAGTAGTTTAAAACAATCGGGAACCACGGGCTCCCAGGGAAGTGGCCAGATTGGTGGAGGCGAACATTCATCTTCTCAAAGACGGCAGTCTAGAGATATATTCCCGGAACCATCTGACACACAAGATGTAGAGACACAAGTTCAGGACTAA